One Salinimonas marina DNA segment encodes these proteins:
- a CDS encoding Gp49 family protein, producing MSESNFDQNIEQEIQEKGLEAKRIRYEDIQAKLKTLRFEYWIVPNTTTTVCTAIDTTGFTLALEYSACVSPENFDEEIGRKVALVNATKSAEDALWKLEGYKLKHS from the coding sequence ATGTCTGAAAGTAACTTTGATCAAAACATCGAACAGGAAATTCAAGAGAAAGGCCTAGAAGCCAAGAGAATCAGATACGAGGATATTCAAGCTAAACTCAAAACATTGCGTTTTGAATATTGGATAGTCCCCAACACAACTACCACGGTATGCACAGCGATTGACACTACCGGGTTCACACTCGCGTTGGAATACTCTGCGTGTGTTAGTCCTGAAAACTTCGATGAAGAAATAGGACGTAAAGTTGCTTTAGTTAATGCTACCAAAAGCGCAGAAGATGCGCTATGGAAACTTGAAGGCTACAAACTCAAGCATAGTTAA